One genomic region from Pseudoduganella dura encodes:
- a CDS encoding rhamnogalacturonan acetylesterase: MKQFLLAGAAAMLVLGSAAAADKPVRFILVGDSTMASNSGYGDAFCARVNRAHTCINLAKGGRSSSSFRAEGRWDEVQGLLKGSAAYRATYVLIQFGHNDQPGKPGRSTDLKTEFPVNMARYVDEVKALNGVPVLVTPLTRRSFKAGVLENTLVPWADVIRATARDKQVALLDLNADSHAAVQAMGEAEADTLAVAPKPAVAPVAGNSAANGAAVEPQGAAKSAFDYTHVGAKGAKYFAAMVERELKAAVPAVAAEFRPEGE; this comes from the coding sequence ATGAAGCAATTCCTGCTGGCCGGCGCAGCCGCCATGCTGGTCCTCGGCAGCGCCGCGGCGGCGGACAAGCCGGTGCGGTTCATCCTCGTCGGCGACTCCACGATGGCATCGAACAGCGGTTACGGCGACGCGTTCTGCGCGCGCGTGAACCGCGCCCACACGTGCATCAACCTGGCGAAAGGCGGGCGCAGCTCGTCGAGCTTCCGTGCCGAGGGGCGCTGGGATGAAGTGCAGGGCCTGCTGAAAGGCAGCGCGGCATACCGCGCCACGTATGTGCTGATCCAGTTCGGCCACAACGACCAGCCGGGCAAGCCTGGCCGGTCGACCGACCTGAAAACCGAATTCCCCGTCAACATGGCCCGCTATGTGGACGAAGTGAAGGCATTGAACGGCGTGCCCGTGCTGGTCACGCCGCTGACGCGCCGCAGTTTCAAGGCGGGCGTGCTGGAAAATACGCTGGTGCCGTGGGCGGACGTGATCCGCGCCACCGCCAGGGACAAGCAGGTGGCATTGCTGGACCTGAATGCGGACAGTCACGCCGCCGTGCAGGCGATGGGCGAGGCGGAAGCCGACACGCTGGCCGTGGCGCCGAAACCCGCCGTCGCGCCCGTAGCGGGCAACAGCGCGGCCAACGGCGCAGCTGTCGAGCCGCAGGGCGCCGCGAAAAGCGCGTTCGATTACACCCACGTGGGCGCGAAAGGCGCGAAGTACTTCGCCGCGATGGTCGAGCGCGAGCTGAAGGCGGCCGTTCCCGCCGTGGCGGCCGAGTTCCGGCCGGAGGGCGAATGA
- a CDS encoding pectinesterase family protein codes for MIRALLAVAVLAAAAGAMAQDTGAAGRPQLAAADAKRFAIAEVLKTTGRAGAEKTDPWNPLADPLARNAAFQADYTVDAAGRADGVKTFVSVQQAVNRAIVDAAARPRGGRQYILVKPGTYRELVYVPASARPITLYGEGAGAADTVISSGLDAAVPVADYVKRHGPQFVRLDPSIVEMHAQIAARAPTISTSGSMTLWTRNHGFQVRNLTIENAYNKATGNARDECGERVCGTPDKPQERVSHQAVALLVEGADKAQFENVRLIGFQDTLYLKSAETRVTSRSFFHKSYIEGDVDFIFGDTTAYFYRSEVKSLGDRTMSYVGAPNTNWRTKYGFVFNEVNFTSDGSPNALAGKFYLARQWFHNSRCSPYAPVAVEGYACTLGAESVYKAPRGTITPTVLETVGKMVVINSRIGAHIDRDKPWSDWNQPGTLAYRPAQFSSDDFFKNLKNAGIDPVNHLGYRKQPLPAEVYLAEFNNAQE; via the coding sequence ATGATCCGCGCGCTACTGGCGGTTGCCGTGCTGGCCGCTGCGGCCGGCGCAATGGCGCAGGATACCGGCGCCGCCGGGCGTCCGCAGCTTGCCGCCGCGGATGCCAAACGCTTTGCGATCGCCGAGGTGCTGAAGACCACCGGCCGCGCCGGCGCCGAAAAAACCGATCCGTGGAATCCGCTGGCCGATCCGCTGGCGCGAAACGCCGCCTTCCAGGCCGACTACACCGTGGACGCGGCGGGCCGGGCCGACGGCGTGAAGACGTTCGTCAGCGTGCAGCAGGCGGTCAACCGCGCCATCGTCGATGCCGCCGCCAGGCCGCGTGGCGGGCGGCAATACATCCTCGTCAAGCCGGGCACCTACCGCGAGCTGGTCTACGTTCCCGCGTCGGCACGGCCGATCACGCTGTACGGGGAAGGTGCCGGCGCCGCCGATACCGTGATATCGAGCGGCCTGGATGCCGCGGTGCCGGTGGCCGACTACGTGAAGCGGCACGGCCCGCAATTCGTGCGGCTCGATCCGTCGATCGTGGAAATGCATGCGCAGATCGCAGCGCGCGCGCCCACCATTTCCACCAGCGGCTCGATGACGCTATGGACGCGCAATCACGGTTTCCAGGTGCGCAACCTGACCATCGAGAACGCCTATAACAAGGCAACCGGCAACGCCCGCGACGAATGCGGCGAGCGCGTGTGCGGCACGCCGGACAAGCCGCAGGAGCGCGTCAGCCACCAGGCCGTGGCGCTGCTCGTGGAAGGGGCCGACAAGGCCCAGTTCGAGAACGTGCGGCTGATCGGCTTCCAGGACACGCTGTACCTGAAGTCGGCCGAAACCCGCGTCACGTCGCGCAGCTTCTTCCACAAGTCGTACATCGAAGGCGACGTCGACTTCATCTTCGGCGACACCACCGCCTACTTCTACCGGAGCGAGGTGAAATCGCTGGGCGACCGCACGATGTCGTACGTGGGGGCGCCGAATACCAACTGGCGCACGAAATACGGCTTCGTGTTCAATGAAGTGAACTTCACCAGCGACGGGTCGCCCAATGCGCTGGCCGGCAAGTTTTATCTCGCGCGGCAGTGGTTCCACAATTCGCGCTGCAGCCCGTATGCGCCGGTCGCCGTCGAAGGCTATGCCTGCACGCTCGGGGCGGAGAGCGTGTACAAGGCGCCCAGGGGCACGATCACGCCGACCGTGCTGGAAACCGTGGGCAAGATGGTGGTCATCAATTCGCGCATCGGCGCGCACATCGACCGCGACAAGCCATGGTCGGACTGGAACCAGCCCGGCACGCTGGCCTATCGCCCGGCACAGTTTTCGTCGGACGACTTTTTCAAGAACCTGAAGAACGCGGGCATCGACCCCGTCAACCACCTGGGCTACCGGAAGCAGCCCCTGCCGGCGGAAGTGTACCTGGCAGAATTCAACAACGCCCAAGAGTAG
- a CDS encoding glycoside hydrolase family 28 protein → MNFNEQQVNAKRRAMMKAVSASSLALAGGGAALSATTASAAIADDPWGRAKEIVDRVSKPLRFREQDFPITDFGAAPCQLVQVKGWISHDDQAMIGTQAPGSKDCYPAIKAAIEACHKAGGGRVVIPAGNWFVAGPIVLLSNVHVHLKKGANVLFSTQPADYAKYGDFDCGKKGKLVITRWQGNDCLNFASPIYAYGADNIALTGEDWTSVLNGQGGVPFNGKDGDCWWTWKGKNRTLNPASQANTPGYVEGKLTQRLPNPINPKSLKDVAPHLTEQERLHIQGEGERWRADEQYLPALSEAGVPLAQRVFGLGHFLRPSMIHLIGCTNVLLEGYEVKDTPFWQHHPVHCRNIVIRNVHCNSKGPNSDGFDPESCDMVLIEGCTFDTGDDCIAIKAGKDLDTQYGPSQNIVVQKCIMQSGHGAVTLGSEMAGGIQNVYAQDLVFENVHWATDPLNTAIRLKTNMNRGGYLKNFYVRNVKIPNGVQTSPSFYASLPGSPIESRTVAVAAGAVVTFDCDYTPTADTVRTRPPVVDNVHISNVTVGNVEVKKGTKKGQKASCYQAVVILGPVSNNYNGPQPMPAVPPVTNVTISDCDFGTTVSTEQPWFIHNVKGLKLNRVKIGGKEYTTTLSA, encoded by the coding sequence ATGAATTTCAATGAACAGCAGGTCAATGCGAAGCGCCGCGCGATGATGAAGGCCGTATCGGCTTCCAGCCTGGCGCTGGCCGGCGGCGGCGCCGCCCTGAGTGCCACGACGGCCAGTGCCGCGATCGCGGACGACCCGTGGGGCCGCGCGAAGGAAATCGTCGACCGCGTGTCGAAGCCGCTGCGTTTCCGCGAGCAGGATTTCCCGATCACCGATTTCGGCGCCGCGCCATGCCAGCTGGTGCAGGTGAAGGGCTGGATCTCGCACGACGACCAGGCAATGATCGGCACCCAGGCACCGGGTTCGAAGGATTGCTACCCCGCGATCAAGGCGGCCATCGAGGCTTGCCACAAGGCCGGCGGCGGCCGCGTGGTGATCCCGGCCGGCAACTGGTTCGTGGCCGGCCCGATCGTGCTGCTGTCGAACGTGCATGTGCACCTGAAGAAGGGCGCCAACGTGCTGTTCTCGACGCAGCCGGCCGATTACGCGAAATACGGCGACTTCGACTGCGGCAAGAAGGGCAAGCTCGTGATCACGCGCTGGCAGGGCAACGACTGCCTGAACTTCGCATCGCCCATCTACGCCTATGGCGCGGACAATATCGCGCTGACGGGCGAGGACTGGACCAGCGTGCTGAACGGCCAGGGCGGCGTGCCCTTCAACGGCAAGGACGGCGACTGCTGGTGGACGTGGAAGGGCAAGAACCGCACGCTCAACCCGGCCTCGCAAGCCAACACGCCGGGCTACGTGGAAGGCAAGCTGACGCAGCGCCTGCCGAACCCGATCAACCCGAAATCGCTGAAGGACGTGGCGCCGCACCTGACGGAACAGGAACGCCTGCACATCCAGGGCGAGGGCGAGCGCTGGCGCGCCGACGAGCAATACCTGCCGGCGCTGTCCGAAGCGGGCGTGCCGCTGGCGCAGCGCGTGTTCGGCCTGGGCCACTTCCTGCGCCCGTCGATGATCCACCTGATCGGCTGCACCAACGTGCTGCTCGAAGGCTACGAGGTAAAGGACACGCCGTTCTGGCAGCACCACCCGGTCCATTGCCGCAACATCGTGATCCGCAACGTGCACTGCAACAGCAAGGGCCCGAACAGCGACGGCTTCGATCCTGAGTCGTGCGACATGGTGCTGATCGAAGGCTGCACATTCGACACGGGCGACGACTGCATCGCGATCAAGGCCGGCAAGGACCTGGACACGCAATACGGCCCGTCGCAGAACATCGTGGTGCAGAAGTGCATCATGCAGAGCGGCCATGGCGCCGTCACGCTGGGCAGCGAGATGGCCGGCGGTATCCAGAACGTCTACGCGCAGGACCTGGTGTTCGAGAACGTGCACTGGGCCACCGATCCGCTGAACACGGCGATCCGGCTGAAGACCAACATGAACCGCGGCGGCTACCTGAAGAACTTCTACGTGCGCAACGTGAAGATCCCGAACGGCGTGCAGACCAGCCCTTCGTTCTACGCGTCGCTGCCCGGTTCGCCGATCGAATCGCGCACCGTGGCCGTGGCCGCCGGCGCGGTGGTCACGTTCGACTGCGACTACACGCCGACCGCCGATACCGTGCGCACCCGCCCGCCGGTGGTGGACAACGTGCACATCTCGAACGTCACGGTCGGCAACGTGGAAGTGAAGAAGGGGACGAAGAAGGGGCAGAAGGCGTCGTGCTACCAGGCCGTCGTCATCCTCGGTCCGGTGTCCAACAACTACAACGGCCCGCAGCCGATGCCCGCCGTGCCGCCGGTGACCAACGTGACGATCAGCGACTGCGACTTCGGCACCACGGTCAGCACCGAGCAGCCATGGTTCATCCACAACGTGAAGGGGCTCAAGCTCAATCGCGTGAAGATCGGCGGGAAAGAGTACACGACGACGTTGTCGGCGTAA
- a CDS encoding thioredoxin family protein, whose protein sequence is MERTYQEAAPTRAEIDALTGPAVLEFGTNWCGYCRAAQAPLAEAYAGYPDIKHFKVEDGPGRLLGRSFRVKLWPTMIFLQDGKEVARVVRPETAGEIRDAFVQIAPPG, encoded by the coding sequence ATGGAACGTACATACCAGGAAGCGGCGCCCACGCGCGCCGAGATCGATGCCCTGACCGGCCCGGCGGTGCTGGAGTTCGGCACCAACTGGTGCGGCTACTGCCGCGCCGCGCAGGCGCCGCTGGCCGAGGCCTACGCCGGCTACCCGGACATTAAACACTTCAAGGTCGAGGACGGGCCCGGCCGCTTGCTGGGCCGATCCTTCCGTGTCAAACTCTGGCCCACCATGATCTTCCTGCAAGACGGGAAGGAAGTGGCGCGCGTGGTGCGCCCGGAAACGGCCGGCGAGATCCGCGACGCGTTCGTCCAGATCGCCCCACCCGGCTGA
- a CDS encoding MFS transporter, which produces MSQPHPAGRVNSPGTVLFASLIGTTIEFFDFYIYATAAVLVFPHLFFPAGDPTAATLQSLATFAIAFFARPVGSAVFGHFGDRVGRKATLVAALLTMGLSTVVIGMLPTYAQIGAWAPALLALCRFGQGLGLGGEWGGAVLLATENAPPGKRAWYGMFPQLGAPIGFFLSGGIFLLLSEVQTDQQFFAWGWRIPFLASALLVLVGLYVRLKITETPDFQKVLDKGERVEVPVKAVLVQHTRALVLGTMMAMATFVLFYLMTVFALNWGVAGLGFSRQQMLVLQLIAVVFFGLTIPVAALLADRYGRRGTLIWVSAAIALFGLVFGPLFDSHSAVQVTLFLCLGLGLMGMTYGPLGTILSELFPAEVRYTGASLTFNLAGIIGASLAPYIATKLATTYGLQYVGYYLSIAAVLSLIALVLAKRS; this is translated from the coding sequence ATGTCCCAGCCTCACCCGGCCGGTCGAGTCAACTCGCCCGGCACCGTGCTGTTTGCCAGCCTGATCGGCACCACGATCGAATTCTTCGACTTCTATATTTACGCGACGGCCGCCGTCCTCGTGTTTCCCCACCTGTTCTTCCCGGCCGGCGACCCGACCGCCGCCACGCTGCAGTCGCTGGCCACGTTCGCGATCGCGTTCTTCGCGCGCCCGGTCGGCTCGGCCGTGTTCGGCCACTTCGGCGACCGGGTCGGCCGCAAGGCCACGCTGGTGGCCGCGCTGCTGACGATGGGACTCTCCACCGTGGTGATCGGCATGCTGCCCACCTATGCGCAGATCGGCGCCTGGGCGCCCGCGCTGCTGGCGCTGTGCCGCTTCGGCCAGGGCCTGGGCCTGGGCGGCGAATGGGGCGGCGCCGTGCTGCTGGCCACCGAGAACGCGCCGCCGGGCAAGCGCGCCTGGTACGGCATGTTCCCGCAGCTGGGCGCGCCGATCGGCTTCTTCCTGTCCGGCGGCATTTTCCTGCTGCTGTCCGAAGTGCAAACTGATCAGCAGTTCTTCGCCTGGGGCTGGCGTATCCCGTTCCTGGCCAGTGCGCTGCTGGTGCTGGTGGGCCTGTACGTGCGGCTGAAGATCACCGAAACGCCGGATTTCCAGAAGGTGCTCGACAAGGGCGAACGCGTGGAGGTGCCGGTCAAGGCGGTGCTCGTGCAGCATACCCGCGCGCTGGTGCTGGGCACGATGATGGCGATGGCCACCTTCGTGCTGTTCTACCTGATGACGGTGTTCGCGCTGAACTGGGGCGTGGCCGGGCTGGGCTTCTCGCGCCAGCAGATGCTGGTGCTGCAACTGATCGCCGTGGTGTTCTTCGGCCTGACGATCCCCGTGGCCGCATTGCTGGCCGACCGCTACGGCCGGCGCGGCACGCTGATCTGGGTGTCGGCGGCGATCGCGCTGTTCGGCCTGGTGTTCGGCCCGCTGTTCGATTCGCACAGCGCGGTGCAGGTCACGCTGTTCCTGTGCCTGGGCCTGGGCCTGATGGGCATGACGTATGGCCCGCTGGGCACCATCCTCTCCGAGCTGTTCCCGGCCGAGGTGCGCTATACCGGCGCCTCGCTGACGTTCAACCTGGCCGGCATCATCGGCGCTTCGCTGGCGCCCTATATCGCCACCAAGCTGGCCACTACCTATGGCCTGCAGTACGTGGGTTACTACCTGTCGATCGCCGCGGTACTGAGCCTGATCGCACTGGTGCTGGCCAAGCGGAGCTGA
- a CDS encoding amidohydrolase: protein MLILTNGRFHTADKSNPVATAVAIADGKFLAVGDTDEVMRHAAPDARVIDLNGRTVIPGLNDSHLHLIRGGLNYNLELRWEGVPSLADALRMLKEQALRTPTPQWVRVVGGWNEFQFAEKRMPTLDEINAAAPDTPVFVLHLYDRALLNRAALRAVGYDKNTPAPPGGEIQRDAQGNPTGMLIARPNAMILYATLAKGPALPLEHQVNSTRQFMRELNRLGLTSAIDAGGGFQNYPQDYQVVQRLAEQDQLTIRIAYNLFTQNKGQELQDFRKWTEIVKPGDGDDWYRHNGAGEMLVFSAADFEDFLEPRPDLPPEMEGQLEQVVRHLVEQRWPFRLHATYDESISRMLDVFEKVDRDIPFDGLHWLFDHAETITPRNIERVKALGGGIAIQHRMAFQGEYFVERYGAEAASHTPPIKRMLENGVPVGAGTDATRVASYNPWTALYWLVSGRTVGGLRLYDAGAKLDRETAIELWTAGSAWFSNEQGKKGRIKEGMLADLAVLSADFFRVDEEAIKSIESVLTVVGGRIVFAQAEFEKLGPPQLPVLPDWSPVNKVPGHYRAVAPAAQKSALPHQCAGACAVHKHSHDVARKSTVPVSDYAGFWGAFGCSCFAF, encoded by the coding sequence ATGCTGATACTGACCAACGGCCGCTTCCATACGGCCGACAAATCCAATCCCGTCGCCACCGCGGTCGCGATCGCCGACGGCAAGTTCCTCGCCGTGGGCGATACCGACGAGGTGATGCGCCATGCCGCGCCGGATGCCCGGGTGATCGACCTGAACGGCCGCACCGTGATCCCCGGCCTGAACGACTCGCACCTGCACCTGATCCGCGGCGGCCTGAACTACAACCTCGAACTGCGCTGGGAAGGCGTGCCGTCGCTGGCCGATGCGCTGCGCATGCTGAAGGAACAGGCGCTGCGCACCCCCACCCCGCAGTGGGTGCGGGTGGTGGGCGGCTGGAACGAATTCCAGTTCGCCGAGAAGCGCATGCCCACGCTGGACGAAATCAATGCCGCCGCGCCCGATACGCCGGTGTTCGTGCTGCACCTGTACGACCGCGCGCTGCTGAACCGCGCCGCGCTGCGCGCCGTGGGCTACGACAAGAACACGCCGGCGCCGCCGGGCGGCGAAATCCAGCGCGACGCGCAGGGCAACCCGACCGGCATGCTGATCGCGCGCCCGAACGCGATGATCCTGTATGCCACGCTGGCCAAGGGCCCGGCATTGCCGCTGGAGCACCAGGTCAATTCCACCCGCCAGTTCATGCGCGAGCTGAACCGCCTGGGCCTGACCAGCGCGATCGATGCCGGCGGCGGCTTCCAGAACTACCCGCAGGACTACCAGGTGGTGCAGCGCCTGGCCGAGCAGGACCAGCTGACGATCCGCATCGCCTACAACCTGTTCACGCAGAACAAGGGCCAGGAACTGCAGGATTTCAGGAAGTGGACCGAAATCGTCAAGCCCGGCGACGGCGACGACTGGTACCGCCACAACGGCGCCGGCGAGATGCTGGTGTTCTCGGCGGCCGACTTCGAGGACTTCCTGGAACCGCGCCCGGACCTGCCGCCCGAGATGGAAGGGCAGCTGGAACAGGTGGTGCGCCACCTGGTCGAACAGCGCTGGCCGTTCCGGCTGCACGCCACCTACGACGAATCGATCAGCCGCATGCTGGACGTGTTCGAGAAGGTCGACCGCGACATCCCGTTCGACGGCCTGCACTGGCTGTTCGACCATGCCGAGACGATCACGCCGAGGAATATCGAGCGCGTGAAGGCGCTGGGCGGCGGCATCGCGATCCAGCACCGGATGGCGTTCCAGGGCGAATACTTCGTCGAGCGCTACGGCGCGGAGGCGGCAAGCCACACGCCGCCGATCAAGCGCATGCTGGAAAACGGCGTGCCGGTCGGCGCCGGCACCGACGCCACGCGCGTGGCCAGCTACAACCCGTGGACGGCGCTGTACTGGCTGGTGTCCGGCCGCACCGTCGGCGGCCTGCGCCTGTACGACGCCGGCGCCAAACTCGACCGTGAAACGGCGATCGAGCTGTGGACGGCGGGCAGCGCCTGGTTCTCGAACGAGCAGGGCAAGAAGGGCCGCATCAAGGAAGGCATGCTGGCCGACCTGGCCGTGCTGTCGGCCGACTTCTTCCGGGTCGACGAAGAGGCGATCAAGTCGATCGAATCGGTGCTGACGGTGGTCGGCGGCAGGATCGTCTTTGCCCAGGCCGAGTTCGAAAAGCTGGGCCCGCCGCAACTGCCGGTACTGCCGGACTGGTCGCCGGTGAACAAGGTGCCGGGGCACTACCGGGCCGTGGCACCGGCGGCACAGAAAAGCGCGCTGCCGCACCAGTGCGCCGGCGCTTGCGCGGTGCACAAGCACTCGCACGACGTGGCCCGCAAGTCGACCGTGCCGGTCTCGGATTATGCCGGCTTCTGGGGCGCGTTCGGCTGCAGCTGCTTTGCATTCTGA
- a CDS encoding DUF1427 family protein, which produces MNYVKILAGLVLSFVVGLACRKFGIPAASPPVLSGALLVFMMSSGYWLVDRYVARRAAQNRRHCGGHALDVQPKPAQPGRAGGAS; this is translated from the coding sequence ATGAACTACGTGAAAATTCTGGCCGGCCTGGTGCTGTCGTTCGTCGTCGGGCTGGCGTGCCGCAAGTTCGGCATTCCGGCGGCGTCGCCGCCCGTGCTGTCCGGCGCGCTGCTGGTGTTCATGATGAGCAGCGGCTACTGGCTGGTGGACCGCTATGTGGCGCGCCGCGCGGCGCAGAACCGGCGGCATTGCGGCGGCCACGCGCTGGATGTCCAGCCAAAGCCGGCGCAGCCCGGGCGGGCAGGGGGCGCATCGTGA
- a CDS encoding XapX domain-containing protein has product MSALLAGAVLGLVIGAVCRACDIPSPAPPTPIGALLVVAMTGGYVVGGFV; this is encoded by the coding sequence GTGAGCGCGCTGCTTGCGGGGGCCGTGCTGGGCCTGGTGATCGGCGCGGTATGCCGCGCCTGCGATATCCCGTCGCCGGCGCCGCCCACCCCGATCGGCGCGTTGCTGGTCGTGGCGATGACGGGCGGCTACGTGGTGGGCGGATTTGTCTGA
- a CDS encoding ATP-binding protein → MKAEKPVGNVLLQVGAFELWPAARRLRRQGKPVEITPRAFDVLSTLALHHPGMVSKGALFAAVWPGLVVEENNLQVQISLLRKLLGREAITTVAGHGYRLNLPVSSGHGAAVEEMPAPVAGPLLGRAGDLAELGDLLRHHRLTSLLGAGGVGKSTLARHAAPHAAATAGLPMAWADLADCANASELLETVARSVGFDGAAVAALARHLGQYPCMLVLDNADRVDRETAALAEELLARVPLLRLLVTTQVRLHLPEEQVYRLMPLAVPPAGCALPEALEYGALALLQARAHGHDHRFALTEAMLPDAVALCRELDGLPLALELAAARIPALGVAGLVRRLGDRLPLLVRVNGGGPARQRSLQATLEWSYRLLEPAAQQLWCDTAAMPRWFSLDELMACRGSRDAAATLDLLGTLVDRALLVFDTSHAHGYTLPPAHRAFALLKSVNACPGAATAQTNPPTT, encoded by the coding sequence ATGAAAGCTGAAAAACCTGTGGGCAACGTGCTGCTGCAGGTGGGGGCTTTCGAACTGTGGCCGGCGGCGCGGCGTTTGCGGCGCCAGGGCAAGCCGGTGGAAATCACGCCGCGGGCCTTCGATGTTCTGTCAACGCTCGCGCTGCACCACCCCGGCATGGTGAGCAAGGGCGCGCTGTTCGCGGCTGTCTGGCCCGGCCTGGTGGTGGAGGAAAACAACCTGCAGGTACAGATCTCGCTGCTGCGCAAGCTGCTGGGGCGGGAGGCGATCACCACGGTGGCGGGGCATGGCTACCGGCTGAACCTGCCCGTCAGCAGCGGCCATGGCGCCGCGGTCGAAGAAATGCCCGCGCCCGTTGCCGGCCCGCTGCTGGGGCGCGCCGGCGACCTGGCGGAACTGGGCGACCTGCTGCGCCACCACCGGCTCACCAGCCTGCTGGGAGCCGGCGGCGTGGGCAAGAGCACGCTGGCCCGGCATGCGGCGCCTCACGCCGCGGCAACGGCAGGACTGCCGATGGCATGGGCCGATCTCGCCGATTGCGCGAATGCCAGCGAACTGCTGGAAACCGTGGCGCGCAGCGTGGGGTTCGACGGTGCCGCGGTGGCCGCACTGGCACGCCACCTGGGCCAGTACCCCTGCATGCTGGTACTCGACAATGCCGACCGCGTGGACCGCGAAACCGCCGCGCTGGCCGAAGAGCTGCTGGCCCGCGTGCCGCTGCTGCGGCTGCTGGTCACCACGCAGGTGCGCCTGCATTTGCCGGAAGAACAGGTCTATCGGCTGATGCCGCTGGCGGTGCCGCCTGCCGGCTGCGCCCTGCCGGAGGCCCTGGAATATGGCGCGCTGGCGCTGCTGCAGGCGCGCGCGCATGGCCACGATCACCGCTTCGCGCTGACCGAGGCCATGCTGCCCGATGCGGTGGCGCTGTGCCGCGAGCTCGACGGCCTGCCGCTGGCACTCGAACTGGCGGCGGCACGCATTCCTGCGCTGGGGGTGGCAGGATTGGTGCGGCGGCTGGGCGACCGCCTGCCGTTGCTGGTCAGGGTCAATGGCGGCGGCCCGGCCCGGCAACGCAGCCTGCAGGCCACGCTGGAATGGAGCTACCGGCTGCTGGAGCCGGCGGCACAGCAGCTATGGTGCGATACCGCGGCAATGCCGCGTTGGTTCTCGCTGGATGAATTGATGGCATGCCGTGGCAGCCGCGATGCGGCCGCCACGCTGGACCTGCTCGGCACGCTCGTGGACCGTGCGCTGCTGGTGTTCGATACCAGTCACGCGCACGGCTACACGTTGCCGCCGGCGCACCGTGCCTTCGCCCTGCTCAAGAGCGTGAACGCATGCCCCGGCGCGGCTACGGCTCAGACAAATCCGCCCACCACGTAG